The following coding sequences are from one Gossypium hirsutum isolate 1008001.06 chromosome A12, Gossypium_hirsutum_v2.1, whole genome shotgun sequence window:
- the LOC107886067 gene encoding inositol 2-dehydrogenase isoform X2 — MAVNETVKYGIIGVGMMGREHLINLHHLRTQGVVVVCIADPHLPSQQLALELAQSFDWPLKVFSGHQELLDSGLCDVVVVSSPNMTHYLILMDILNHPKPHHVLVEKPLCTTVADCRKVVNAARKRPDMLVQVGLEYRYMPPVAKLIEIVKGGTLGQVKMVAIREHRFPFLIKVNNWNRFNSNTGGTLVEKCCHFFDLMRLFAGANPVRMMASGAMDVNHKDEIYDGKVPDIIDNAYVIVEFDNGARGMLDLCMFAEGSKNEQEISVVGHTGKGEAFVPESIVRFGSRMEGRDGVQTLKAENRLIKYEGLHHGSSYLEHLNFLSAIRVKGAKTPAVDLNDGLISVAMGVGAQLSIQKGRFVNIEEVLDEHNC; from the exons ATGGCAGTCAATGAAACTGTGAAGTATGGAATCATAGGGGTAGGGATGATGGGAAGAGAACATCTTATTAATCTTCACCATCTTAGAACCCAAGGAGTGGTGGTTGTTTGCATAGCTGATCCTCACCTCCCCTCTCAGCAACTTGCCTTGGAATTGGCTCAATCCTTTGATTGGCCACTTAAG GTCTTCTCGGGGCACCAGGAACTACTGGACAGTGGCTTATGTGATGTAGTTGTTGTGTCAAGCCCTAATATGACTCATTATCTGATTCTGATGGATATTTTGAACCATCCTAAACCTCATCATGTTCTAGTTGAGAAACCATTGTGTACTACGGTCGCCGACTGCAGAAAG GTTGTAAATGCTGCTAGAAAGAGGCCTGATATGCTGGTACAAGTTGGATTGGAATATAGATACATGCCACCAGTCGCGAAATTGATAGAGATAGTGAAGGGTGGAACACTTGGACAGGTCAAGATGGTGGCAATTCGAGAACATCGGTTCCCTTTCCTAATTAAG GTTAACAACTGGAACCGGTTCAATTCTAACACGGGAGGGACCCTGGTAGAGAAGTGCTGCCACTTCTTTGATTTGATGAGGCTGTTTGCAGGTGCAAACCCTGTTCGTATGATGGCTTCTGGTGCCATGGATGTTAATCACAAAGATGAAATATATGACGGAAAG GTACCTGACATTATTGACAATGCATATGTTATTGTCGAATTTGACAATGGTGCTCGAGGGATGCTTGACCTCTGCATGTTTGCGGAAGGGAGTAAAAATGAGCAAGAAATTTCTGTTGTCGGTCACACTGGCAAG GGCGAAGCCTTTGTTCCTGAAAGCATTGTGCGTTTCGGCTCTAGGATGGAGGGTAGAGACGGGGTCCAGACTCTAAAAGCTGAGAATCGACTAATAAA GTATGAAGGATTGCATCACGGTTCTAGCTATTTGGAGCACCTTAACTTCTTGTCTGCAATTAGAGTAAAAGGTGCAAAGACTCCCGCTGTTGATTTAAATGATGGGTTGATCTCAGTTGCCATGGGAGTTGGGGCACAACTTTCCATCCAGAAGGGCCGGTTTGTTAACATTGAAGAAGTCTTGGATGAACATAATTGTTAA
- the LOC107886067 gene encoding inositol 2-dehydrogenase isoform X1 has product MAVNETVKYGIIGVGMMGREHLINLHHLRTQGVVVVCIADPHLPSQQLALELAQSFDWPLKLFLYMKVFSGHQELLDSGLCDVVVVSSPNMTHYLILMDILNHPKPHHVLVEKPLCTTVADCRKVVNAARKRPDMLVQVGLEYRYMPPVAKLIEIVKGGTLGQVKMVAIREHRFPFLIKVNNWNRFNSNTGGTLVEKCCHFFDLMRLFAGANPVRMMASGAMDVNHKDEIYDGKVPDIIDNAYVIVEFDNGARGMLDLCMFAEGSKNEQEISVVGHTGKGEAFVPESIVRFGSRMEGRDGVQTLKAENRLIKYEGLHHGSSYLEHLNFLSAIRVKGAKTPAVDLNDGLISVAMGVGAQLSIQKGRFVNIEEVLDEHNC; this is encoded by the exons ATGGCAGTCAATGAAACTGTGAAGTATGGAATCATAGGGGTAGGGATGATGGGAAGAGAACATCTTATTAATCTTCACCATCTTAGAACCCAAGGAGTGGTGGTTGTTTGCATAGCTGATCCTCACCTCCCCTCTCAGCAACTTGCCTTGGAATTGGCTCAATCCTTTGATTGGCCACTTAAG TTGTTTTTATACATGAAGGTCTTCTCGGGGCACCAGGAACTACTGGACAGTGGCTTATGTGATGTAGTTGTTGTGTCAAGCCCTAATATGACTCATTATCTGATTCTGATGGATATTTTGAACCATCCTAAACCTCATCATGTTCTAGTTGAGAAACCATTGTGTACTACGGTCGCCGACTGCAGAAAG GTTGTAAATGCTGCTAGAAAGAGGCCTGATATGCTGGTACAAGTTGGATTGGAATATAGATACATGCCACCAGTCGCGAAATTGATAGAGATAGTGAAGGGTGGAACACTTGGACAGGTCAAGATGGTGGCAATTCGAGAACATCGGTTCCCTTTCCTAATTAAG GTTAACAACTGGAACCGGTTCAATTCTAACACGGGAGGGACCCTGGTAGAGAAGTGCTGCCACTTCTTTGATTTGATGAGGCTGTTTGCAGGTGCAAACCCTGTTCGTATGATGGCTTCTGGTGCCATGGATGTTAATCACAAAGATGAAATATATGACGGAAAG GTACCTGACATTATTGACAATGCATATGTTATTGTCGAATTTGACAATGGTGCTCGAGGGATGCTTGACCTCTGCATGTTTGCGGAAGGGAGTAAAAATGAGCAAGAAATTTCTGTTGTCGGTCACACTGGCAAG GGCGAAGCCTTTGTTCCTGAAAGCATTGTGCGTTTCGGCTCTAGGATGGAGGGTAGAGACGGGGTCCAGACTCTAAAAGCTGAGAATCGACTAATAAA GTATGAAGGATTGCATCACGGTTCTAGCTATTTGGAGCACCTTAACTTCTTGTCTGCAATTAGAGTAAAAGGTGCAAAGACTCCCGCTGTTGATTTAAATGATGGGTTGATCTCAGTTGCCATGGGAGTTGGGGCACAACTTTCCATCCAGAAGGGCCGGTTTGTTAACATTGAAGAAGTCTTGGATGAACATAATTGTTAA
- the LOC121211130 gene encoding uncharacterized protein isoform X1, translated as MPFKTMIEVEPPSPLRYIIGAAVMMIGVVLPVGYMMFRNKRVPSSSSYSKQTNKVLI; from the exons ATGCCA TTCAAAACAATGATAGAGGTTGAACCACCGAGTCCGTTAAGATATATCATCGGAGCAGCGGTCATGATGATCGGAGTTGTATTGCCCGTCGGATACATGATGTTCCGTAACAAACGCgtcccttcctcttcttcttaTTCCAAACAGAC GAACAAAGTTTTAATATAG
- the LOC121211130 gene encoding uncharacterized protein isoform X2: MPFKTMIEVEPPSPLRYIIGAAVMMIGVVLPVGYMMFRNKRVPSSSSYSKQT, from the exons ATGCCA TTCAAAACAATGATAGAGGTTGAACCACCGAGTCCGTTAAGATATATCATCGGAGCAGCGGTCATGATGATCGGAGTTGTATTGCCCGTCGGATACATGATGTTCCGTAACAAACGCgtcccttcctcttcttcttaTTCCAAACAGACGTAG